From Paenibacillus sp. PvR098:
ATGATCAGGAACAAAACCGCACCGAGCGCCGACCCGTATCCCATATCTCCTTCTACGAACGCTTTCTGGAAAATGTATTGGACAATGACGGTCGTAGAATGACCCGGACCTCCGTTCGTCATCGTGTAGATGAGATCAAACACCATAAACCCGTAAATCACAGAAATGACCAATACAAACGTTGTGGTATGTCTTAGCAGTGGTAAGGTCACATGCCAAAACTTTTGCCAACTGCTCGCGCCGTCAATTTCCGCCGCTTCATACAAGGAGTCCGGAATAGCTTGCAGGCCTGCCAAGTAAATAACCAGACAATACCCGATTCGCACCCAAAGCGTCGTAATGATCACAGCGGGCATAGCCCAAGTAGTAGAGGAAAGCCAATTGACGCCTTCAATTCCAACAAATTGAAACAGATGATTAAACAGGCCGTAGTTCGGATTATACATCCATGACCAGATCAAGCCTGTAGCCACCAAGGAAACCACGACAGGAGCAAAAAAGACGCCGCGAAAGAAAGAGCGTAGGGGAATCTTGCGGTTGAGCAAGATAGCCCCGGCCAAGCCTAAAGCCATACTTAAGGGAACGGTGCCTACCGTATAGTAGAGGGTATTCCATAGCGATATCCAGAATACGTTGTCCGTCAATAACTGATAGTAGTTACTCAAGCCTACGAAATTCGGTTTCCCCAGGATCGTCCACTTGTGAAAACTGATATAAAAGGTGAATAAGATCGGAAATATCATAAACACAAGGAACAAAAGGATATTCGGTGCAATAAATAGGTAAGGTGCTATTTTGATCGATCGTTTTTGATACCAACTCATCAGACTAGGCACCGTTAGCCCCCCTACTCATTATTCACTTCATAAACTATTTACCGCTTAAAATATCATTGACCTTATTATTCAGCGTTTGGGCCGTTTGTTCCGGAGACACGCCCTGGGCGAATAAGCCTTCCAGCGAGTCAGCCAGAGCTTGATTAAGCTTGGCAAAGCTGGTTAGGGTTACCGTGTTGGCCATCTCTTTAGGCACTGTCTTGGATTGTTCAATAAACTTATTCATGAGCGCCGGTTCTTTAATACTGTAATTAAACGGTCCTTCAACATCCGTCCGGCCTGGCAGAAACAAGCCCTTTTCAACGAACTTTTTCATATTCTCCTTCTCACCCATGAAGGCCAGGAACTTCTTGGCCGCCTCCGGATGCTTGCTGTTCACCGGGATCGTTAACGCATTGCCGCCCAAGTCGGAAGCCATAGACTTCTTACGCGGCATAAAGGTAACTCCCCACTCATATTCTTTCATTTCCTTCTCCCACCTTGGAATCATCCAGTTTCCGTTGATGAGCAGTCCTGCTTTGCCTGTCGTAAAGAGAAGGTTGTAATCATCGGTTCCCTTCATGCTGTTTCCTTGTGACATGTGATTTTTGAACATCGTCTGCAGGAATTTGAACGTTTCGATCGCTTCGGGTGTGTCTATATTTCCTTTCGTCAAATCATCCGTCACGAGGGAAGCGCCGTTCTGGAAGAAATACGGCAATGTACGATAAGCCGATGAGGCAGACCAGTTGGAAGCAATCCCGTATGCTGCCAGCTTTTCGTCCTGCAATTTCTTGGCAACTTCCATAAGCTGCTCCCAAGTCCAGGCTTCCTCGATTTTGTCCGGCGCTTTGATGCCCAGCTTATCCAGATAAGTTTTGTTATAAAAAACGGCTAACGTATCGGTATGATGGGG
This genomic window contains:
- a CDS encoding sugar ABC transporter permease — protein: MPSLMSWYQKRSIKIAPYLFIAPNILLFLVFMIFPILFTFYISFHKWTILGKPNFVGLSNYYQLLTDNVFWISLWNTLYYTVGTVPLSMALGLAGAILLNRKIPLRSFFRGVFFAPVVVSLVATGLIWSWMYNPNYGLFNHLFQFVGIEGVNWLSSTTWAMPAVIITTLWVRIGYCLVIYLAGLQAIPDSLYEAAEIDGASSWQKFWHVTLPLLRHTTTFVLVISVIYGFMVFDLIYTMTNGGPGHSTTVIVQYIFQKAFVEGDMGYGSALGAVLFLIMMVLAAIQLRLGREKG
- a CDS encoding sugar ABC transporter substrate-binding protein; translation: METTFRKLVYGGLTAVLSMAVMAGCAAEKTAAPQSSGDSKSDGQASGSQETIEFVYWASAGGEEEGFKNLVADFEAKHPEIKVNAQQVPSPTQGDYYTKIQTRIAGNSAPDVFRVQYQKIGEFASQDALLDVTDAFAKDKGNFNQSLLTAVTFKDKIYGLPHHTDTLAVFYNKTYLDKLGIKAPDKIEEAWTWEQLMEVAKKLQDEKLAAYGIASNWSASSAYRTLPYFFQNGASLVTDDLTKGNIDTPEAIETFKFLQTMFKNHMSQGNSMKGTDDYNLLFTTGKAGLLINGNWMIPRWEKEMKEYEWGVTFMPRKKSMASDLGGNALTIPVNSKHPEAAKKFLAFMGEKENMKKFVEKGLFLPGRTDVEGPFNYSIKEPALMNKFIEQSKTVPKEMANTVTLTSFAKLNQALADSLEGLFAQGVSPEQTAQTLNNKVNDILSGK